ATGGTGCGTTCGGTTTGTAACATTTATGCGCCGTACAAAGACTGGTGTACCCGCTGGCTTCGCAAACGAATCAAGGATCTCGGCAACCCGTTTACTTACCAGGGCAGCCCGGCGGTTGTGGTGCGCAACGCCCGCGAACGCGAACGAGCCGCCGAAACCGCTCCGGCGATTATTGTGGCTTCTTCGGGCATGCTCAGCGGTGGTCCAAGCCAGTTTTATGCCGGAAAGCTGGCCGAAGATCCCAAAAATCTGATTGCGCTGTGCGGTTACAACGACGAAGAGTCGCCCGGACGAAAGCTCCTGGAAGTCGCCGAAGCCGGCACCGGCGAGTTGAAACTGGGCGAACGCACCATCACACCCAAATGCACCATCGGGATGTATCGCCTGAGCGCGCATTCCGACGCTTCAGAACTGGCCGCCGAAGCACGGGCGCTGAATCCGAAACAATTGTTCCTGGTCCACGGCGAAGACGGCGCCCGCGAATCGCTCGCCGATGACCTCAAAAAAGAACTCAAAAGCAAAATCTTCCTGCCGGAACTGGGCACCGAAAGCTGGATTGTTCGGACCAACGCCCAGGTCGCCGGTGGACTCGCCCCGAAAGAGATTTTTCAAGCTGAATCAACGGATGAAACTGATTTCAGCGATGACGGCGAACCACTGGCGGTGTTGCTGACGCTTGATGACCTGCCGACACTGGCCCGGATGCTCCTGGACCGCGACGGAGCGAAGAAATCCTACACGGTGCGCGAATTGATGCGCACGTGGGGCTATGCCAAATCGCAAATGACAGATGATGAAGCAGATCGGATTGACAAGTTGATCAATCGGCGGGAGTCTCCGTTTGTGCGCGATAAACGGCGGATGTATCTCTACGCCGTGAACCCGCCATTGCTTGATTTGTATGGTCTGGCGGTCGAAGAACAACCGTCAGGCCCAATGCCGATTGCGGTCATGCTCAAACAGATTGATCAGGTCTTGCCTGCGGAATCAGGACTGTACCGCAAAAGTTATGTAGACGCCGAAAAGTCGGTTCGGCTCTCGTTTTACTTCCCCAAAATCGCACAGGGTGAATATGCCGAAGCGATTCAGTGGCTGGAAGACGTGACGGGGTGGACATTTTCGGTCAACCCGGAGCCCAATTTCCAGCGGATGAAAGAAGTCATCGGCGAATTGATTCCAGCAGACTGGCAATTGATCGGAGATCCTTCAATCCGGCGCGAGACTGAACATGTCACCGCCCTTGTCGCCCAGATTCCCAACGCTGAATACAAAGAAGAACTCTGTGACACGTTTGCCCGGCAGACGGGCTACACGCTGGACATCGCGGTGGCGGAAGGCAAAGCGCGGCAGGTTTCGCGTCCAGTCGGTGCTGACGGGACACACTCCGTTCAACCAGTGATGGAACTCAATCAGGCGTACCAGCACATCAAACACCATTTCGAGCAGGAGCCAAACCAGCCGCTCAAAGTCGGGATGAAATCGGACATCACGGGAAAATACATCGAAATTGCTTTTCTATCGGCGATTGTCGGCAACTGGTATCTCGAAGACCTGACCCGGCTCCAGGAAGAAACCGGCTGGGAAATCCGGCTCAAACCAACGACGGATGAATACAAAATCAAAGAACTCGCCCGCCAGATGTGCGCCAGATGGAAAATCGTGCGCGGCCCAGGTCTTGCCCCCGGCGAAACCGAAGTCAAAGTCTGGGTGACTGACATTTTATCGGATGAAGAAGAAAAAGAGTTGATTGACGAGTTTTACTACCAGACCGGATTTGAGCTATATGTTGAGATTAAAGGGGGTTAG
Above is a genomic segment from Acidobacteriota bacterium containing:
- a CDS encoding MBL fold metallo-hydrolase; the encoded protein is MKVTFLGGADEIGASGTLVEIGGKRLLVDCGVRHHKRDGETLPWLAAVQDAGGVDAIVLTHAHMDHSGALPVASRSFKAPIFMTAPTRDIVSVLLTDATKIMEQEYEREGEMPLYNAALVEATIAATRKVSFLDPVRICEGVSATFHPAGHILGASSVVFESAEGSLMISGDIFATDQLTVPGLMVPPLRPDGMILECTYGNRLHVNRSMEEKRLIEQLNAVIQRGGTSLIPAFAVGRSQEVLLILLRAIEQGKLPRVPIFIDGMVRSVCNIYAPYKDWCTRWLRKRIKDLGNPFTYQGSPAVVVRNARERERAAETAPAIIVASSGMLSGGPSQFYAGKLAEDPKNLIALCGYNDEESPGRKLLEVAEAGTGELKLGERTITPKCTIGMYRLSAHSDASELAAEARALNPKQLFLVHGEDGARESLADDLKKELKSKIFLPELGTESWIVRTNAQVAGGLAPKEIFQAESTDETDFSDDGEPLAVLLTLDDLPTLARMLLDRDGAKKSYTVRELMRTWGYAKSQMTDDEADRIDKLINRRESPFVRDKRRMYLYAVNPPLLDLYGLAVEEQPSGPMPIAVMLKQIDQVLPAESGLYRKSYVDAEKSVRLSFYFPKIAQGEYAEAIQWLEDVTGWTFSVNPEPNFQRMKEVIGELIPADWQLIGDPSIRRETEHVTALVAQIPNAEYKEELCDTFARQTGYTLDIAVAEGKARQVSRPVGADGTHSVQPVMELNQAYQHIKHHFEQEPNQPLKVGMKSDITGKYIEIAFLSAIVGNWYLEDLTRLQEETGWEIRLKPTTDEYKIKELARQMCARWKIVRGPGLAPGETEVKVWVTDILSDEEEKELIDEFYYQTGFELYVEIKGG